TTGTCTGCGCAAGCGCCCACTGGTTTATCCGGTGATGCTACTACCTACTCGCTACTGGCTACGGTACCGAATCAGCGCAAAGGGTGTTCTACACGTTAGCCACTGAAAACTGAAAACTCCCCGGCCGGGTAAATCTACTGGCTGCTTTTTTGGCGGAGGGTTTTGATGTCTCTGAGGGGTGGGGCGCCGAAGAGGCGGTTGTATTCCCTGCTGAACTGGGAGGGGCTTTCGTAGCCTACCTGGAAGGCGGCGTTGGCGGCATCGATGCCCTGATTGAGCATGAGGCCGCGTGCGGCATTGAGCCGGAGGTGCTTCTGGTACTGCAGGGGGCTCATGGCGGTGAGGCTTTTGAAATGGTGGTGCAGGGTGGAGGGGCTCATGCCGTGCTGGCGCGCCAAGTCATCGATGCGCAGTGACTGGGACAGGTCGCTTTTGATGGACTCGATGACCTGCCCGATCTGATAGGAGCGCTGGCTGCCGCTGATGGTCTGCAGCAGGCTGGGGCCTGCGGGGCTGGTGAGTGCGCGGTAGAGGATTTCCTGCTGGATGAGTGGAGCGAGTGCGGAGATGTGCTCTGGCTCGTCGATCAGGTCTAACAGCCTGTGCAGGGCGTTGCGCATGGGGGCGGTGAGCGGGGCGGTGGCCAGCCCGGCGTGATCGCTGGGGAGGGGGGCTCTGGGAAGTTTCTCCTGGATGATGTACTGGAGCGCTAGCTTGGGGTCGAGCTGCAGGGCCAGTCCGAGGTAGGGCTGGTCTGTGCTGGCACGCTGGATCTCTGCAATGGTGGGCAGGTCGATGGGGGTGACGAGGAAGTGGTCGCTATCATAGCTGTAGACATTTTCCCCCAGGTGGATGCGCTTGGTGCCCTGGAGGATGAAGCAGATGCTGGGCTCTAACAGGTAGCTCTCCGGCTCGGCAGGTTCATCGAAGCGGAAGAAGCTGAGTCCGGGGATGGCGGGCAGCGGGTGTGCCGGGTCCTCCATGCGCTGCAGGATGCGTCTGGCGTAGCTGGTGCTTTCTGAATCTGGGGACATCATTTTCTCTTCTGGTGCGGTGATGGCTATGTTAAGTTAAGCAGTTCTGTGGTGAAGTCCTTTTGCGCTTATCTGGAGTAATAGGCAATTATACACCATGAATGATCTATTATAAAGCGTATCTGTGATGGTATTGTGTAATAATGAATGACGGAGGCCGATTCGGGCAGCGTGTGCCCGCCGGCCGCCAGTCATGGAACCCAAATAAATCGATGAGTAGAATACCCAAAGAGAGAATGGAGAAGGCTCTGGCGCAGCTTGAGACAATTTCAGAAGAAGACTATGCCAAGGTGCAGGGCCTGGCGAACATCGTGAAACCGCTGCGCAGTGTGCTGCACAAGACGCCGGACGATTATGGCATGACGGGCTGGAGGGATATTTATTTCCCCTCGGATGACGGCACGCCGCTGGAGGGATGGTACATCCCGGCGAAGGGTGGCCAGAGTGACAAGCTGGTGATTTTCAACCATGCCTTGCCGATGTGCCGCGCCGGTTACCCGGGTCACCTGGGGCTGCCGTGGAGCGCCTTTGATGCGGTGGAGATCGACTTCGTGATCCAGATGAAGCACCTCACGGATGCCGGCTACAATGTGCTGGCCTATGACATCCGCAACCACGGCAACAGCAGCGCTGCGAATGGCGGTCTCAGTGGCATCGGCCGCTGGGAGTGGCGCGACTGTGTAGGGGTCAAAAAGTATGTGGATGGCCACCCCGAGCTGGGCCAGATGAAGGTGGGCTTGTACAGCCAGTGCATGGGGGGGAACTCCCAGTACGAGGCGATCTACCGCCGGCCTGAGCTGTTTGAGAATGTGAAGTGCATGTGCAGCCCGATGGTGGTCTCCATGGCGGCTATCTTTGATGCCTTCTCAGAGCTGCAGGGGATCAGCCAGTACCAGGAGCTGATCGATCTGGAGCTGCTGAAGATGGGGGCCTTTGTGGCTGCGGAGATGACTCCCCACCTCTTTGCGGAGGGGGTCAAGATGCCTGTGCTCATGCTGCAGGTGCTGGATGACGCCTGGACCCGCAACCCGGAGGATGCCCAGAAAACATTTGACCTGTTAGGAAGCGAGGAGAAGGAGCTGCTGTGGATCGAGGGCACGACCCGCCGCTTCAAGGATGGCTACAACTACTTCGGCCGCCACCCGGAGAAGATCCTGCCCTTCTTTGACAGGTACATGAAGTAGGGTCCCTTGCGGGGCATTACTGATTGGTGATTACTGATGACTGATGCCGGCATGATGAAGCCTAGCGAGATGAAGCGTTTCTAACCACGGAATACACGGAAGAGACAGAAGGCTGGCCCCTGCGTGGCATGACTGATGACTAATTACTGATTACTGATACCTGCTAGATGAAGCCTAGCGAGATGAAGCATTTCCACCACGAATGACACGAATCTCACGAATGCGGTCTGGATGAAACCCGGCCTGATGAAGCTTTTCTAGCCACAGATTACTCAGATTGGGATGGATTACTGGCTAGATGGAACGAAGCCCTGCGGGCTTGTCATGGGTCAAAGGTCAGGAGTCAATGGGCTTGAGTTTCCGCTTAGATGGTTCGGTACCGTAGCCAGTAGCGAGTAGGAAGTAGCCTCTCCGGATAAACCGGAGATCAGCCACACATGCAGACTGGATAGATAAAGCATGGATGAAATTTTCCTTGGGGAAATTTCCGCTACTTGCTACTTCCTACCTGCTACGGATCCTACCCACCATTGCCCCCTGACAAACCCGCAGGGGCGAACCCCAAGGGGGGTCCGTACCTTAGCCCGGCGGTTGCGAGCCAAAGGATCGCTACCCCGGGAAAAGGATCAAAAAAAGAAGACGACCCCAACGCGGGTCGCGTAAGTTTCATCGTAGAGGGTACCATCAAGCAGGAAACATCCCGTAGGGATGCTATCAGTAATCAGTAATTTGTAATCAGTAATGCCCCGCAGGGGCCTACCCCAACGCGGGTCGCGTAAGTTTCATCGTAGAGGGTACCATCAAGCAGGAAACATCCCGTAGGGATGCTATCAGTAATCAGTAATTTGTAATCAGTAATGCCCCGCAGGGGCCTACCCCAACGCGGGTCGCGTAAGTTCCATCGTAGAGGGTGCCATCAAGCAGGAAACATCCCGTAGGGATGAGGGAGCAGAGCGCGGGGTCAGCGACCAGCGGGAGCGCAACCCCGGGAATCAGGTCCTCCTAACAAAACCACCCCGGAGGGGTGGTAGAACAAGTTTCAACTAGCCGGGCTTGTTCCTTTCTCCTTTATCCTTCTCCCTCCGCCAGCCGCTCCAGGCCGGGTGCGAGCTGGGTGGCGTAGTGTTTCCATTTTTCGATGGAGTGCTGGTGGGGGGCTTGGGAGATTTCCGCGTAGCTGGGGCTGCGCTCGATCTGCGGGCTGGCTTTGGCGGGTTTGTTAGAGGGGAGACCTAGGAAGGTGGACAGGCGGGTGGCTTCTTCCTGCGGTCGGGTGACGAGGTCCTCGTAGTGGACTTCGGTCCAGAGGCTGGCGGGGAGGAGGCGGCGGAGGTGCTGCCAGACCTGGCGGGTGTGGTTCATCCACTCGGCGAGGGTGTCCTGCTGCAGCCAGAAGATGCTGATCTCGCTGGGCTGCTCGGGGAAGAGTGCCCAGATGGAGGAGAAGACGGCGCGGGGATCGCGCTGCGGGTAGATGATGCGGGCGCCGGGGCAGAGCCGGGCGATGAGGAGGGCGGATTCCGAGTAGCCGGGGTTCTTGTCCAGCACGGGGCGGCCGGCGGTTTTCTGGGGGAGCTGTTTGTCGAGCTCCTGGTAGTAGTGCTTGGTGCCGCTCTTGATGAAGGCGGGGCTGAGGGAGTCCAGGGTGCTGAGGAAGTGGGCGGCATCCGCCTGCGGATCTGCGGTGGTGGTGATGCGGGTGGAGAGGGGCTCGAAGACGGTGCGGGCGAGGGTGTCCCGCTCATCCGTGGTGACGATGTCTGCCTGCTGGGAGAGGAGCTTTTCCACGAGGGTGGTGCCGGAGCGCGGCAGGCCCAGGATGAAGCCGTGCGGGGGCTGGCCGAGCGCGGCGTTCTCACTGATCCAGCGCTCCACGGTCTCTGGCTGGAGCTGCTGCAGGGTGGCCAGCATGACGGCCATGGCGTGGCGCCGCTGGGTGAGCATGGCGGCGAGCTGGGGCCCCTGCCAGGACTGGCGGATGGTCTGCTTGCACTGCTCCAGGTGGCTCCAGGCTAGCGGGTAGTCTCCTGATTGGTCGGCGAGCAGGTAGCGCTCGTGCCAAACGCGGGCGGTGAGGGACTCCGGGATGCGGGGGCCCTGGGCGGGGATGGTGCCTAACAATTTCTCGGCTTCCTCCACGCGGCCGAGGCGGCGCAGGATGCGGGCGTGGACCAGGCTGCCGTCTGGCTGGGTGGGGATGCCTTCTAGCAGCTCGGCGGCTTTGTCCAGCTGGCTGCGGCGCTCGTAGCACTCAGCCAGGCCAGTGAGGGCGTGGACTTTGTGCTGGGGGTCCTTGAGCGCCTTGCTGAAGCTGGCGAGGGCGTGGTCCAGCTGCCAGGATAGGCGGTAGATGCGGCCGCTCTGGCAGTGGAACTGGCTGCGCATGGCGGCGGGGACGAGCGGCAGCGCCTTGCCGAGGGCGATCTGGACTTGCTTGGTGTAGCCGGCCTTGGCGAGTATGGCGGCGTATTCCATCCAGGCGTTAGGGTTCTTCTTTTGGGATCCTGAGGGGGCTTTGGGTTCGGCGCTCATGAAAGTGTGTTCTTGGTGATGAAAATGTGCTGTGAAAATTCTGTTAGGTGAAGCTCTAACGGCTGGTGAATGATGGCTGGTGCTGGTGTTAGATCTTGCTGATGCTTTCTC
The sequence above is drawn from the Rubritalea squalenifaciens DSM 18772 genome and encodes:
- a CDS encoding AraC family transcriptional regulator, yielding MMSPDSESTSYARRILQRMEDPAHPLPAIPGLSFFRFDEPAEPESYLLEPSICFILQGTKRIHLGENVYSYDSDHFLVTPIDLPTIAEIQRASTDQPYLGLALQLDPKLALQYIIQEKLPRAPLPSDHAGLATAPLTAPMRNALHRLLDLIDEPEHISALAPLIQQEILYRALTSPAGPSLLQTISGSQRSYQIGQVIESIKSDLSQSLRIDDLARQHGMSPSTLHHHFKSLTAMSPLQYQKHLRLNAARGLMLNQGIDAANAAFQVGYESPSQFSREYNRLFGAPPLRDIKTLRQKSSQ
- a CDS encoding alpha/beta hydrolase family protein, with product MSRIPKERMEKALAQLETISEEDYAKVQGLANIVKPLRSVLHKTPDDYGMTGWRDIYFPSDDGTPLEGWYIPAKGGQSDKLVIFNHALPMCRAGYPGHLGLPWSAFDAVEIDFVIQMKHLTDAGYNVLAYDIRNHGNSSAANGGLSGIGRWEWRDCVGVKKYVDGHPELGQMKVGLYSQCMGGNSQYEAIYRRPELFENVKCMCSPMVVSMAAIFDAFSELQGISQYQELIDLELLKMGAFVAAEMTPHLFAEGVKMPVLMLQVLDDAWTRNPEDAQKTFDLLGSEEKELLWIEGTTRRFKDGYNYFGRHPEKILPFFDRYMK
- a CDS encoding tetratricopeptide repeat-containing sulfotransferase family protein, producing MSAEPKAPSGSQKKNPNAWMEYAAILAKAGYTKQVQIALGKALPLVPAAMRSQFHCQSGRIYRLSWQLDHALASFSKALKDPQHKVHALTGLAECYERRSQLDKAAELLEGIPTQPDGSLVHARILRRLGRVEEAEKLLGTIPAQGPRIPESLTARVWHERYLLADQSGDYPLAWSHLEQCKQTIRQSWQGPQLAAMLTQRRHAMAVMLATLQQLQPETVERWISENAALGQPPHGFILGLPRSGTTLVEKLLSQQADIVTTDERDTLARTVFEPLSTRITTTADPQADAAHFLSTLDSLSPAFIKSGTKHYYQELDKQLPQKTAGRPVLDKNPGYSESALLIARLCPGARIIYPQRDPRAVFSSIWALFPEQPSEISIFWLQQDTLAEWMNHTRQVWQHLRRLLPASLWTEVHYEDLVTRPQEEATRLSTFLGLPSNKPAKASPQIERSPSYAEISQAPHQHSIEKWKHYATQLAPGLERLAEGEG